Genomic DNA from Acidimicrobiia bacterium:
TCCAGTATCTTCCCCGCGTACTTCTCCACCCGTGCCGCGCGCGTCTGAGATTGCCTGGCATCCGAGAAGTAGAGGTTGTACTCGCGCTGCCGGCCGGGGGTCAGCGACTCGAAAGCAGCCTTGAACGCCGGGTCCTGGTCGAGGCGATCCTGAAGCTCCTCGGCAACGACAAGTTCGGGTGCCGGACCCATCTCCAGGCCCGCCTCCTCGACCTCGATGGCCTCGCGGATAAAGGCCTCGACGGTATCGCCGAGCCGGGCCACATCCTCTGCCGAAGTGAAAGGAATGCGGCGAGCCGACCTCGAGTTCGGTCCCTGCTGCTCGAGCACACCTTCTGAGTCTCTCAGCAAGGCACCCTTGAAGAACATGAGGGCGAGGAACTCCTTCATCTCCTGGAGGATGACGATGTTGCTGCCCTCATGGCTGTAGCAGGGTTTGCCCCACTTGAACTCCTCGGTCAGCCCGCAACCCAGCAGGATCGACCGCAGGCCCAACATCTCCTCCGGCCACTTCTCCGACCGGCTGATGTAGTCGTCGACCTTTGGGTTCACCAATACTCCCGTCAGCGTGCCACCGTCTGCGGCGCCCGGCGCAACAATACAGTCGGCGAGTGGTTCGACCCTCGAGAACCGTGCGTCGCCCGGCCCGTCGGGCTGCTGCGTCGCGCCGGCCGAGGATCCGGAACGCACGGAGAGTCCTCCGGCGCGCCGGCAGGCGACTCCGACCGTTCAGCTTCATTGCGCCGGAATGGACGGTCGGGACGAGCCTCCCTTGTGTCATGTATAGTCAAACTCGAGGCGCCTCGGGGGATGAGGAGACTCATGACAACCTCCCGCGGTGGGCGGTGCCGAGGCGAGGCATCGCTCCAGAAGCGGCGCTGTGAGGGGAGTGCGCTCGTGAAGAGCTGGTGGAAGGCTGTGCTGGCCTACCCACCCACTTGGGTGGCCATCGTCGCCGTTCTCGTCGCCGAATGGGCGATCTTCAGCTGGTTTCAACCCCCGGCAGTGCTCGTCGGAATACTGATAGCGCTGGGAGTTGTGGCGATCATGGTGTGGCCCATCACGATGTCGGCAACCGGAACCCTCTCCCGACTCCAGTTTGAGATTCCCAAGCTCAGCGAAGTCGACCAAATGGAGATGGCAAAACTCGAGAAGGAGCTCGCCGCGCTCGAGGACACCAGACCGGGCTATCAACTGAGGGCCCTCCAGGAGAAGCGTGACAATCTGGCCGAGGTACTCGGCCGGCGACTCGACTCCGGAGAGTTGACGTATGCCCGCTATCTGACGACGGCGCAGCAGGTCTATCTGTCGGCGCTCGACAACCTCCGAGAAGTCGCAATCAGCCTGAAGAGCATCAGCACCATCGATGACGGCTACATCGAGAGCCGGCTCGAGGAACTCGTCCTGAACGGCAGCGGCGAGTCAACCGAAAGAGAACGGTCCTCGCTGGAGGGCAGAAGAGCTCTCCGCCAGGCCCAGGTGAGGAAGGTGGCCGACCTGCTCAGCCAGAACGAGTCGGCCATGACCGCAATGGACAAGACCGCTACTGCACTGGCGGACGCCCCGATCGGAAGGACACCCGAGGACGCAGAAGCCTCCATGGCGGCATTGGAGGAACTGGCCCAGCGGGCCTCGAAGTACGCGACCGGTTAGAACCAGCGGAGGGCAGGCGGAACCCGGCAACCGCCAGGAGGAGGAGAACCATGAGCGACTCGGACCACAAAGCCGCTGAACTGCGTTCAGCCCTCAGCCTCGATCTGAATGTCGAGGCCACCAAGGCAGAGTTGGCGCTGCCCGAACCGGATCCCACCGAAGAACTCCGAGAGCGCGCACGGCAGTTTGCCGACCAGCTCGTCGCGTTCGACCCCGCAGACCAGTCATCGCGTGATACGAACCGGACAGCCGTCGACGTCATGGGTCGCGACCTCCAGCGTCGAGCCGCCACCAGAAGTCGCATGCTCCAGGCTCCGGTCAAGGACCTCGTAAGAGGAACCGAGGACGGCGGGCCGATCGCCAACTCGCTGGCCGATCTTCGAATCGAAGTCGAAAAGCTCGACCCGGCCTCGGTTGACTTCAGCCCCGGATGGTTCACAAGGGTCTTGGGCAGCATCCCCGGCATCGGAACACCCTTGAAGCGCTACTTCATGCGCTACGAGAGCACACAGACGGTGATCGATTCGATCATCAACTCTCTGGAGAAGGGCCGAGATGAGCTCAAACGGGACAACGTGACTCTCAGCGAAGATCAGAAGCAGATGAGAGAACTCACCTTGTCATTGGCGGAGCAGGCGGCTCTCGGGCAGGCGTTGGACGAGGCAATCCAGTACAAGCTCAGCCGTGAAATCTCGCCCGACGATCCACGCCGTCAGTTCATAGAGGAAGAGATTCTGTTCGGCCTTCGACAACGCACTATGGACCTGCAACAGCAACTCGCCGTCAATCAGCAGGGTGTCCTGGCAACCGAACTCATTGTGCGCAACAACCGCGAGCTGATTCGGGGCGTGGATCGTGCGGTCGACGTTACGGTGAGCGCACTCCAGGTTGCCGTCACGGTGGCCCTCGCCCTGGCCCATCAGAAGATAGTCCTCGACAAGGTCGAGGCGATCAACCGGACCACATCCGACCTGATCGCAGGAACCGCCGAACGTTTGAAGACCCAGGGGACGGAGATACATCGGCAGGCGGCAGGAACCATGCTCGATATGGATTCTCTTCGCTCCGCGTTCGAGGACATCAATATCGCTCTTGGTGAGATCTCCAGGTATCGCAAGGAGGCTCTGCCGCAGATGGCCAATACCATTCTCGAGCTCGACCGGCTGACCGCTGAGGGCGAGGCCGCCATCGGTCGCCTGGAGGAAGGGCAATCAGCGAGTCCCTCGATCGAACTCGAGGCCGGCGGATGAGAACTCCACAACCGCGCAAGGTGCGGGACCGGAGGGCGAGGCGAATCCTCGCAGTCATTTCCGCACTCATGATGCTGGTCGCATCGTGTGGCGGTGACGCCGAACCACTCGATCCGATCGAGGCGGCGGACAGACTGCAAGAACTGGTCGGCGAGATCGGCTGGCAGAACTCCCCTGTCACCCGCAAAGCCAACGTCCCGCCACCGACCCTCGAACTCGAAGACACTCTTCCGCCGATCGACGAGTTTCCGCTGGTCGTAACGGCCGCCCGGGGTTCGGACAGAGTCGTTGCGGAGATCTTCGCGTCGACCGAGAAATCCGGAGACGGTACGGACAGGTGGATGGTCGAGGTCGCCGAGTCGTTCAACGATGCCAGCCTGGCTCTGGCGGACGGGAGAGTCGCCCGCGTCGAAATCCGCAAGATCGCCTCCGGTACGGGTTATCAGTTCATCTCGGCCGGACGGAATCTTCCAGCCGGTTTCAGCCCCTCCAACCATCTCTGGATCGAGATGGCGAAGGTCCATCGCCCGATGACGGCCGTCAGCGACCGGCTGGTTCCGAACGTAGCCGGGATTGTCATGAAGTCGGAAACCGCCGAGGAGCTCCGTTCGACCTACGGGGATCTGACCGCTTCGAACCTGATCGATGCGGTGATAGCCGGCGACGTGGTGATGGGCTACACGGATCCCTTCGCCTCCAGCACGGGCCTCAACTTCTTGCTGACTGTTCTCGATGAGTTCGCCGGTGGGCAGGAGGATCGGCTCGTTGCCCCCGACGTTGCAAGCGTGTTCGAACAATTCCAACAACAGGTGCCATTTGTGGCGCTGACCACGCTGCAGATTCGCGAATCGGTCGAAAAGGAGGCGGGAACCCTCGATGCGTTCGTCATGGAGTATCAAACCTTCGTCAACACGGATTCGTTGAAGAGCGGTTTCGAGTTCATCCCGTTCGGCGTCGGCCACGACAATCCGCTCTACGCCGTCGGCGATCTTCCACCCGAGCAGCTCGAGGTTCTGGAGCTGTTTGCGGACTTCGCCGGTGAGTCTGAGTTCATGAAGGAAGCGGCGGACTTCGGTTTCGATCCTCCAGCGTACGACTCGACGGTTGCGATTCCTTCTGGAGCGACGTTGATCCAGGCACAGAAACTCTGGAAGGACAAGAAGGACGGAGGCAAACCCGTAGCTGCCGTCTTCGTCACGGACGTGAGCGGGTCGATGGCCGGCAGCCGCCTCTCGGCGGTGCGGAGGGCGCTGCGCTCTGCACGGGAGTTCATCAGCCCTGAGAGCTCGGTCGGCATGGTCGAGTTCAGTGACGTGACCACGCTACGGCTCCCGATCGCGCCATTTGATCTCAACCAACAAGGGCGGTTCGTGGCAGCCGTCGAAGACATGAACCCGGCCGGTGGGACCGCGATGTACGACGGCATCACCCTCGGCCTGTCGATGCTCCTCGACCACAAAGCCTCCAACCCCGACTCGAAACTGCTTCTCATCGTCCTCACCGACGGTGCTACCAACGAAGGTCTGACACTCGGCGAAACAGAAGAGATGATCGGCGGCCTGAGAATCCCGATCTACACGGTCGGTTTCGAAGCCGATCTCGATGAGCTCGGTAAACTGGCGTCGCTGGTCGAAGCGGCCAGCATCAATGCCAGCGAGGATGATGTGGAATTCAAGATCGCTTCGTTGTTCAACGCCGGGATCTAGGAGAAGTGAAGCCGCTCGCCATCTGGCTGGCCGGGTTCGTCGTCGTGTTCGGTGCTTTCGCGCTCATCACGAACTCAACTCGCGGAACCGACCGCGTGTTCGTCGTCGTCGACAGCTCGTTCTCTATGACCCCGGTGTGGAATCGGGTTCCTGCCGAGCTGGATGCCCTGGACGATGAGCGGTTCACGGAGTTTGCCCTCGCCACCGAGAAGAACCTTGTGCACACGTGGAGTTCCGGCCTGTCGCTCGCCGGAATCAACCCGTTCGCACCGTGTGGATTCGGACGGATAGAAGGCTATCCGGAGTTCGCCGAGGCGGACGAACTCGTCCTGATCACAACAGAGGGATCGTGCGAGACCCAGTCGCTGGCAGGCGACTGGACCGTCATCAAGCTCTCGCCCTGAGCGTATAACGCCGGTTCCCTGCCGAGTTCGAGAGCGGTCCGGCATGACGA
This window encodes:
- a CDS encoding VWA domain-containing protein, producing MRTPQPRKVRDRRARRILAVISALMMLVASCGGDAEPLDPIEAADRLQELVGEIGWQNSPVTRKANVPPPTLELEDTLPPIDEFPLVVTAARGSDRVVAEIFASTEKSGDGTDRWMVEVAESFNDASLALADGRVARVEIRKIASGTGYQFISAGRNLPAGFSPSNHLWIEMAKVHRPMTAVSDRLVPNVAGIVMKSETAEELRSTYGDLTASNLIDAVIAGDVVMGYTDPFASSTGLNFLLTVLDEFAGGQEDRLVAPDVASVFEQFQQQVPFVALTTLQIRESVEKEAGTLDAFVMEYQTFVNTDSLKSGFEFIPFGVGHDNPLYAVGDLPPEQLEVLELFADFAGESEFMKEAADFGFDPPAYDSTVAIPSGATLIQAQKLWKDKKDGGKPVAAVFVTDVSGSMAGSRLSAVRRALRSAREFISPESSVGMVEFSDVTTLRLPIAPFDLNQQGRFVAAVEDMNPAGGTAMYDGITLGLSMLLDHKASNPDSKLLLIVLTDGATNEGLTLGETEEMIGGLRIPIYTVGFEADLDELGKLASLVEAASINASEDDVEFKIASLFNAGI
- a CDS encoding YdeI/OmpD-associated family protein; the protein is MTGVLVNPKVDDYISRSEKWPEEMLGLRSILLGCGLTEEFKWGKPCYSHEGSNIVILQEMKEFLALMFFKGALLRDSEGVLEQQGPNSRSARRIPFTSAEDVARLGDTVEAFIREAIEVEEAGLEMGPAPELVVAEELQDRLDQDPAFKAAFESLTPGRQREYNLYFSDARQSQTRAARVEKYAGKILDGKGFRDR
- a CDS encoding toxic anion resistance protein, with translation MSDSDHKAAELRSALSLDLNVEATKAELALPEPDPTEELRERARQFADQLVAFDPADQSSRDTNRTAVDVMGRDLQRRAATRSRMLQAPVKDLVRGTEDGGPIANSLADLRIEVEKLDPASVDFSPGWFTRVLGSIPGIGTPLKRYFMRYESTQTVIDSIINSLEKGRDELKRDNVTLSEDQKQMRELTLSLAEQAALGQALDEAIQYKLSREISPDDPRRQFIEEEILFGLRQRTMDLQQQLAVNQQGVLATELIVRNNRELIRGVDRAVDVTVSALQVAVTVALALAHQKIVLDKVEAINRTTSDLIAGTAERLKTQGTEIHRQAAGTMLDMDSLRSAFEDINIALGEISRYRKEALPQMANTILELDRLTAEGEAAIGRLEEGQSASPSIELEAGG